One window from the genome of Cricetulus griseus strain 17A/GY chromosome 2, alternate assembly CriGri-PICRH-1.0, whole genome shotgun sequence encodes:
- the Akirin2 gene encoding akirin-2 isoform X2, with the protein MACGATLKRTLDFDPLLSPASPKRRRCAPLSAPASATASPAAATAASAASAAAASPQKYLRMEPSPFGDVSSRLTTEQILYNIKQEYKRMQKRRHLEASFQQTDPGCSSDSQPHAFLISGPASPGTSSATSSPLKKEQPLFTLRQVGMICERLLKEREEKVREEYEEILNTKLAEQYDAFVKFTHDQIMRRYGEQPASYVS; encoded by the exons ATGGCGTGCGGAGCCACTCTGAAAAGGACTCTGGATTTCGACCCTCTGCTGAGCCCCGCGTCTCCGAAGCGGAGGCGGTGCGCGCCTTTGTCGGCACCGGCGTCGGCTACCGCCTCCCCTGCGGCCGCCACCGCCGCCTCGGCCGCCTCGGCCGCCGCCGCCTCTCCGCAGAAGTATCTCCGGATGGAGCCTTCCCCCTTCGGCGACGTCTCCTCTCGCCTCACCACAG aaCAAATTCTGTACAACATAAAACAGGAGTATAAGCGGATGCAGAAGAGAAGACATTTAGAAGCTAGTTTTCAGCAGACAGACCCAGGCTGTAGTTCTGATTCACAGCCACATGCATTTCTCATCAGTGGACCAGCGTCACCAG GTACTTCATCTGCAACATCCTcaccattaaaaaaagaacagcccTTATTTACTCTAAGGCAGGTTGGGATGATCTGTGAACGTTTGTTGAAAGAACGAGAAGAGAAAGTTCGAGAAGAATATGAAGAAATACTGAACACAAAACTTGCAg AACAATATGATGCATTTGTGAAGTTTACGCATGATCAGATAATGCGGCGATATGGAGAACAGCCTGCTAGTT aTGTTTCATGA